A stretch of DNA from Ranitomeya variabilis isolate aRanVar5 chromosome 1, aRanVar5.hap1, whole genome shotgun sequence:
TGCAGCAGGAGTCTTGTGACTTGGGTGTTGTTTTCTCCCTTCCCCCTCAGTGTCCAGACTCTGCTCCCTCCTCGGTTATTTCTGGCTGCTGTTTGGTTGCTGTAAGTTATGTCTGCTCTGTTGTCTCTGCGGCTTCTCCTCATGTCGGGCAGAGTCTTCTCTCCCTTTCCCTCATATTCCTTATGTTCCTTCTGTTGTAGTTTGTGTTCTGTCGCTTTAAGAAAGTTGCCACCTTGTGTAAATAGAACACTGAGCTGTAATGTTGTATCTGTGTCATTAACCCCTCGCTGTCTGATGGCAGCTGCTGATTCTGCCCCCTAGACTCAGCGTCTACCCTAATACCACAATCTGTGGTAGTTTGTCCTGATCTGAGGGGGCTGGCTGCTCGGGGCGACGTTCTGCGCCGGGGGGGCTGGCTGCTCGGGGCGACGTTCTGCGCCGAAGGGGCTGGCTGCTCGGGGCGACGTTCTGCACCGGGGGGGCTGGCTGCTCGGGGCGACGTTTTGCGCCGGGGGGGCTGGCTGCTCGGGGCGACGTTTTGCGCCGGGGGGGCTGGCTGCTCGGGGCGACGTTTTGCGCCGAGGGGGCTGGCTGCTCGGGGCGACGTTTTGCGCCGAGTGGGCTGGCTGCTCGGGGCGACGTTTTGCGCCGAGGGGGCTGGCTGCTCAGGGCGACGTTTTGCGCCGAGGGGGCTGGCTGCTCAGGGCGACGTTTTGCGCCGAGGGGGCTGGCTGCTCAGGGCGACGTTTTGCGCCGAGGGGGCTGGCTGCTCGGGGCGACGTTTTGCGCCGGGGTGGCTGGCTGCTCGGGGCGACGTTCTGCGCCGGGGGCTGGTAAGGCGCTGGCTCCGTTTCCGAGGGTGAGGGGCTAGATTGGGCCGGTCGGCATCTCATCTGCCTGATCTCTTCCTCTGGAGGATAAGCGGCATCACAGCTGTCAGCGGCAGCTTATCTCTCTCCATACACAGTCCCCATATCTCTGTATCCAGCACAGGTCTAGGAGGGGGTACTGTATATAGGGTGTTCTGTATATAGGGGACATGTTCttcaatatctctgcttgctgtcagtgagaaAGCAATATCCTGAATATCCCTGTGTGTCTCCCAGGAAGCAGAGAATCTATTCATGAACCTGCACCTCCACATGATTAATGTGGCGCTGAAaacaaaagggggaaaaaaaatgcaacttaaaaaaaaaacaacaaaaaaaaaaaccttttaaaatgGTGTTTGAATCGGACGTCtcagaaagttgcagaactttaaAGTTTAGATTCGAGGATGAGGTTTCAGGCGCAGGAGAGGAGACCGTCCCTTTAAGCTGCCCTCCTATAATACAAGGGTGGGGGATGGTGTGACATGAGCGGTGCCGCCCGCGGTATACATAGCCCCGGTGACTGGCGCACTGTCACGCTTTTCACAGATGACTTTCCTGGCAGAGGCGCCCAGCTCGCGTCAGATGGAATTAACCCTCGGGTGACCCACCGGATGAGCTGCTGTCCTCTGTTATCAGCAGCACAGAAGAATAAAAGGCGGAAAAGATCACAGATTCTGGGGCAAAGATTTGTGACTTTTTACTAGTTTACACTACATCGATTTGTGCTGACATTTTCTGAGATCTGTGACTTTGTTATTCAGCTTTTATAGAACGTCatctttgcttttttgtttttttaatagttAATTGGGGAAAAGTTCCATTTGAATTTAATTTTTTGTTACTTTGTGTTCTCTTGTGCTAAATGTATATATGAATGATTGCAAAAGTTTACACATCCTCCAAGCTTCACTGAAAAATATTCTAATTACCATGAAAAACAAAGGTTCAGTGGAGGGGATGCAGAGATGTCACTGATGGGGTGACCGTTCCCCGAGATGGAGTCTAGTGTGGTCGTCAGCAGGATCTGAGTTCATCCAATTTTACAAGTTTCTTTAAAAGTTTTCAATAATTCTTGGTTTGGTTCTTAGACTTTATTGCATGAACTCGACCGGTGGTCCCTAATTTGTGAGTCTCCAGATATTGTGAAGCCATGACTGTTGTCTCTCTGTGCATGTTGGGAGTCATAGTTTTGTAATGACTGCATGGGTTGGAGACCACCAGACCTTCCATGGTAGTGGAGATCCCTTTGCAGTTGACCCCGGAGCTTCGTTCCCTGTAGGGTATTGACCACAAGAAAAGTCCTTTCGTAACAAGATGCAATGTTCTTCTTTTCCTTCAGAGATTTTCCTATTAATTCTGATGTTCTAATTTAATTTTTAGGCATGAAGGAGCATCCGTAGCAGAGAGAAGAGACCCAACGACCGTCCGCCATGTACACCTTCCTGCCCGAGAACATCACTCCAGTCAAGCAGAAGGTTCCTAAAGAGCAGAAGCCATTGATTGGCGCCGTCTTGCTTGGCATCTTCCTGGTGATCTCTGCTGTGGTTTCTTGGAGCTTCTACTCAGTCTCCTTGCGTAAGGCCGATCGTCTCAAGACAGAGCTGCTGTTCCTAAAGAAAGATGGATTCGTCATACTCAACCACCAGGAAAAGGTGGTCTTCCGAATGGCCTTCCAGTCCGGTGTCCTGGACTTAGATTCCTGTGCAAAATACGGGGCGATTTTATCCTGTACCAGATCGGACAAGGGGCCATTGAAATTTTTCGTTCAGACAGTCATTAAGGACAAAGCCACCGTCATGTGCTACCGCGTGCGCTGGGAAGAGTTTGTGGCCGACACGTCCATCATGCATACTATGTACTGGGATAACGCGTACTGGTACGGAGGAGCTGAGATGCGAACCCAGCACTGGCCCATCAAATTATCTGGATACCAAGAACCCAAACCTTTCGTCACCGGTGACGTTTACTCTTTCAAGGAAGGTTTTGGTGGAATCTTAGAAAGCTACTGGCTCTCTTCCAACGCTACAGCCATTAAGATTAATGCATCCGTCCCCTTCCATCTCGGGTGGAACAGCACAGAAAAGGCATTTTTTTTCGAGGCAAGGTATAAGGATTCTCCTTATAAGCCCCCTCCCGGCAAACCTCCCTTCCCCGAGCTCAGCTATCGGGTGTGCGTAGGGTCAGACGTCACCTCCATCCACAAGTACATGGTACGGAGATACTTCAACAAGCCGAGCAGGATCCCGTCAGAAAGTGCTTTCAAGTTCCCGATCTGGTCCACGTGGGCTCTCTACAAGGCCAACATCAACCAGGAGAAACTTCTGAACTTCACAGAGAGCATCAAGAAATACCAGTTTAACTACAGCCACATAGAGATTGACGACATGTACTCCGAGTATTATGGAGACTTTGACTTTGATCCCGTGAAGTTTCCCGATGCACCGGCCATGTTCAAAAAGTTGAAAGAAGACGGCTTCAAGGTGACCCTGTGGATTCATCCTTTCGTCAACTATAACTCTTCCAACTTCGGTGTTGGCATCGAGCGTGGGCTCTTTGTGAAGGAGCCTAGTGGACGGCTGCCGGCCATGGTCCAGTGGTGGAACGGGATTGGGGCTCTCCTGGATTTTACCAATCCCAGTACCAAGGAGTGGTTCCAGAACAATCTAAGGCAGCTCAGGACAAAGTATGGAATTTCCTCATTTAAATTTGACGCTGGAGAGACCAGTTACCTCCCCAACCAGTTCAGCACATACCAGTCCTTATCTGATCCTAACATGTACAGCAGGAGGTACACGGAAATGGCCGACCAGTTTTATGACCTTGCCGAGCTCAGAGTTGGATATCAATCTCAAAACATATCATGTTTCTTTCGAATCATCGACCGGGATTCCCATTGGGGATACGAGCTGGGGCTAAAGTCTCTGATCCCCACTGTCCTGACCGTCAGCATGCTGGGCTACCCCTTTATCTTGCCAGATATGATCGGTGGCAATGACTACACCTTCACGAGAGATATGAAGGAGCTTTATATCCGTTGGCTGGAGCTCTCGGCCTTCATGCCCTCCATGCAGTTCTCCATTCCTCCTTGGCTCTTTGATAAAGAGGTAATTGAAATCGCTCAGAAATTCACCAGAATCCACGAGTCTCTGGTTGCTCCTCTCTTATTGGAACTTGCTGGAGAAGTCACCGACACTGGAGATCCCATCATTCGGCCAATTTGGTGGATTTCTCCGAACGATGAAGCGGCTCATAAAATTGACTCTCAGTTTTTGATAGGAGACACCTTAATGGTGGccccggtgctggaaccaggaaagCAGGAACGTGACGTCTACCTTCCTGTCGGCAAGTGGCGCAGCTACAAAGGCGAACTTTACCAGAGGACTCCCATACTCCTCACCGACTATCCCGTAGACTTGGATGAAGTGGCTTACTTCACTTGGGTGTCTTAATGGACTTCTTCTGTCGTACTAACATCGCAGCTTCTTAGCTTCGCACCAGCAAATCATCAAGTGCTAACCAGACTCACCCTCCGAGAAGACTAGCGGCACACCAACGTCTTCCAGCTTGTCTCTGCCTATAACGTCATCTCAGTCTCACTCAATACATCCTCCATTCATAATAACCCCGAGTAACGGCGTCTGcttcagtcacctccagagctgcagtcacaaatCTGCCGGCTGTTCTTGGCTCCCTCAATGCACTGTTTGCTGATAACCAGAAAGTAGCGGAATGCTGAATGCAGCTCCGGCTGTGAGTGGAGAATATGCCTGAATTTGACGTGGACGATGTGATGTTGTAGAATCGTTCTTCTGAGATGGAGTCTTCCTTTATGGACTTTTCTTGTCTGCACAATTCTGCTTGTTTTTTTGTTCAGCCAATTCCTCGGAGGATGGTCCGAGGTGATGCACTGGTCTGCGGTAAATAGGGACAGATACTCCAAGCACTTTATGTCAAGCTAAGAAGGGAATAACCCCGAATCCCCCCGCCTTTATAAGCTGAGTCCTCCCCGCACTCCCTTCCCTGCCCACGGGGGGTGCTGGTGCTGTGGTAGAAATAGATACAGGACAATAAGGGAAATGTGGACGGACAGCGAGATAAGGGTTGGAACACTGAAAATATAAGCCATAGTAACCGATCGCTCCACTCCTCCAATAACTGAAAGCTTTaactggtttttgtttttttttctttattagtgATATTGCGGTGCGACGCGCGTCGGGGTGTCGGTGTGTAGTGACTTCATCATCTCATTGTCTTTCAGAATATGGCATTCTCCTTCCGAGTCTCTTGTCAGCCTTATGTGTATGACGTTTTACGTGACGTGATGCCGCTAGCGCCATTCATGTTGAGTATAGCAACAAATCTAAACACTTAAAGGGAAACTCCAGCTATACAGGAATCCTCCGCCATAGCGTGGTATGAGGGCCTCTCCTTCACTCAGTAAAGTATGTCCGCCCCGTGTAGAATCTGTTACTATGTAACAGTTTATGGATCCTCTCCTTGTGGTACGATTGTTCCCGGGGCACAGATGTCATTAGCCGGGtgcccacagtcatgtgacagctAAGCTCCGGCCAGGGGCGGTGAAGGCAGATGTGATGAATTGTGGGGGATTGTAGACTTCTCATACTGTGGTGGGATGAGACGTTCTGTAGAGACTGAAGGGAAATCTGAACCATGTGTGGATCTGGGCTCTTATAATCCGAGAGAGAAAAAGACATATTGGATTTGATAGGTCACTGACGAGGTGAttgacatgtgttttttttttttttttattgaaggtgGGTAATTGGACCCTTCTGTTTTTTGACTCTTCATTATTGGTGAGCGCACCTCTGTATGAGCTCCACCTATTATGTATCGCCCAAAAAATGGAGCTTGACCCATTATGATGTACAGCGCTTTGAAAAAGGCTGCATAGCCTGTGAATTTGTTGAATTTTTATACGTTTCACCCACAAACTTACATCTATTTTGTTGGGGATTTTTTGTGACACCAACAGAAAGTAACAAATATGTGTGattgtaaaggaaattatacaagGATTTTGGTTTCATAAAACATGTATAAATATAAATCTGAGAATTGTCATGcattagtattcagccccctgagtcagtactttgtaggaccacctttctctgcagtgttttggggtctgtctctccagctttgcacatctaggggTGACATTTTGCCGTTTCTTCTCTGCCCCCTCGCTCTCGCTCAGTgacattggatggagacgtctgtgatcagtaattttctcgtcttgtcacagattctctggcatttgggtctggactgtgactgtccACATGAATGTGCTCTGATCTACaccctccattgtagctctggcaagaCGTTTatagtcgttgtcctgctggatggTGAACCTACGCTCCAGTCTCTAGTCTTCTGCAgcgtctaacaggttttcctccaggattgtcctgtatttagcaccatccatcttcctGTCACCTCTGACCAGTTTCCCTGCCCTTGCTGAAAAGTCttcacacagcatgatgctgccaccaccatgtgtgatggtgaggatggtgttttcagggtgatgtgcagtgttggtTTTCTGCCTCACATAGCAATTTCCATTTAGTCCAAAAAATTTtgctttggtctcatctgagcagagcatcttcttccacatgttcgctgtgtcccctacatggatCTTTGCAAACTGGACATCTTGTGGCTTTcacaaatgtctttcttcttgccacttttccataaagggcaGATTTATGGAGTATAcgactaaggccagggtcacacttgcgagtgccatGCGAGACTCTCGTGCGAgtgtcttgcatcaatacccgccaCCGGCTCTcgggactggagcattcagctgcatagaaatacatgcagccacacactccggtcccaagtgccggcagcagtgccgggtattgatgcgagagactcgcgcaagtttcttgcaTGGCACTCGCAAGTGTTACCCCGGCCTAATAGATGTCCTCTGGGCAGACTCTCacccctgagctgtggatctcagcagctcctccagtgaccatgggcctccTGTCTGCTTCTCTAATCAGTGTACTCCTTGCAGTTTAGTTGGACGGTGctctgagatgttcagagcttgggcttttttttttttttataacctaaccctgttttcctcttctccacaactttatccctgacctgtctggtgggctccttggttttcatgatgctgtttgatccctaataatCTCACACAaatctctgaggccttcacagaccagcggtagttatactgagaagaaatcGCACCCAGGTGGACTCGGTGTCCAgacttatattttttaaataatttagtaAACCtcatatcatttcctttacacttcacaaatatttgttaatttgtgttggtatcacataaaatcctaataaaatactttctagtttgtgggtgtaatgtgaaaaatgtggaaaagttcacggattatgaagactttttcaaggcactgtaaatcAATGTATATTAGAGCTCCGCAGTGAAACGCGTCAGGGTGGGACCATGTAGCTGCTCCCCTGGTGGTTGAGAACTGCAACAACTGATCTTTTGACATAAACGACGGCCGGGTGCAGACTGCGCTTGTGCTCATACCCTCTGAAGGTAAACTGTGGTCAGGAAACGGACGTGAAATCCATGTAACCTAAGGTGACATTAATGGCTCTTGCCGACCGTGATTGTCCTGATTTCAGCTTTCCCTTACTCGTCTCTTGCGGTCTCCCATGTCTGCTGCTTGCTGTCTAAGTGAAGTGCCTTCTTGCTTACATTTGCACCCTCCTCCTCTCTGCATGTTCTGCAAATCTGGTTGTGCAGCTGTGTGCCCCTCATGTATAGATACGGATACAGCTTTAAAGATGAAGCCTTACTCTGGGCACCAGACTGCAGCTGTCGTGCAGCACAAGGTTCTTCAGCTTTTCGGTTCAGTTGGGTTGGTGGAACTGTGGAGATTATCCTGAGGTTCCATGAGCAACGGGGACACTCGTTGTGAGGTCCTGGGGAAGGCACAGTAATAGGTTGTTGGAGTAGCGCGTTGAGGTCACAAGGCTCAATAAGAAGTCGTGAGGATGAAGAGCTGTGATAGCACAGGGTTGGCTGAATAAGAGGTCATGAGGATGGAGAGTTATGATGGCACAGGGTTGGCTTAATAAGAGGTCAGGAGGATGCAGAGTTGAGGGCACAGAGTGTCTCAATGAAAGGTCGTGGAGATGGAGAGTTATGAGGTCATGGGGTGGCTCAATGAGAGGTCGTGATTGCACAGGGTTGGCTCAATATGAGGTCGTGAGGATGGAGAACTGTGAGGTCACGGTGCCGCAGCAAAAGGTTGctgaatgtttttattttttgcatggttTTATTTTTCTATGGTGGGAAGTCTTCTATGTGTGACTCGTCGTTCAGAGGCTGAACCTCTTTGGAACTTTTGGAATTTACTTTTTGTGTAATTTGTGTTTAGCTTTGTGCCAAATAGATCCATGCAGGAGAGAATTGTGTCCTACTCTGCGCATGATGCTTGGATATACGGTCATAGCTTATAGAGGAACTCCGCCATAACATCCTTACAGATAAGCCTCCGGGGCTGCCCATGGGTTTTCGGTACTCTGCAATCCTTACACATGGTTTGTCGGCTGACTGCTTCTTGAGAATTTCCCAAAAGGAAGGCTCCACCACCTGCCGATTATGTTCCATGAAGTAGCAGTTTTGTGGTGCCCCGTACAGTGAGGCTCTCTCTTCTGCACTTTCCTGGGCAGTATAACGCTAGCGCCACGTCGTCTCTGCAACATCAGAGAGAACTTATCAGAGATCCAGAAAGGATATCCCCTCCTCACCGATCTTTGACATTCACACACTCATGTAGCGGCCCTGCCCGATTCTTCACCAGCCACAAGTTAGTGCCTGGTGTGTCTCCTGATGGACACCACGGCCACCTGACGGACCTCCTTGACTGACCGCGATTAGCCACAAGTTAATGCTTGGTGTGTCTCATGATGGACACCACTGCCAACTGATGGACCTCGTTGACTGACAGCGACTGGCCACAAGTTAGTGCTTGGTGTGTCTCATGATGGACACCACGGCCACCTGACGGACCTCATTGACTGACAGCGACACGTGTTCTTACTTTTCATGTCCAATATGACAATCTTTGACGGCCTGTAGGTGAAGACTTCGGCGCACAGGTGAGCATAGCCTTGTGCCAGGCTTGGGCATGGGTTATCTGCTTTTTAGATGTCCTCTTGGAGAATTTTGAGTTGATGGACCCAGGACCCCACATTCAGCTCTAGATTACAGGACCCATCATGTCCATTCTTGTACAAGAAGCACAGGCAAGTGGGCGCTGTGTGTCCTCCTTTGACCCTCGTATAGGGAGAGACACAGGATGGGGGACCCTGTAACGCTGTGGTCACCTGAATGTATAAAAAACATGCGGCTGgagatgttaggctactttcacacatcaggctttgtggttaggcacaatccggcaattttttgaaaaaacggatccctttttttttacgccggattcgtttttttcccaAAGAATTGTATTAGctccggattgtgactgatggccag
This window harbors:
- the MYORG gene encoding myogenesis-regulating glycosidase, coding for MYTFLPENITPVKQKVPKEQKPLIGAVLLGIFLVISAVVSWSFYSVSLRKADRLKTELLFLKKDGFVILNHQEKVVFRMAFQSGVLDLDSCAKYGAILSCTRSDKGPLKFFVQTVIKDKATVMCYRVRWEEFVADTSIMHTMYWDNAYWYGGAEMRTQHWPIKLSGYQEPKPFVTGDVYSFKEGFGGILESYWLSSNATAIKINASVPFHLGWNSTEKAFFFEARYKDSPYKPPPGKPPFPELSYRVCVGSDVTSIHKYMVRRYFNKPSRIPSESAFKFPIWSTWALYKANINQEKLLNFTESIKKYQFNYSHIEIDDMYSEYYGDFDFDPVKFPDAPAMFKKLKEDGFKVTLWIHPFVNYNSSNFGVGIERGLFVKEPSGRLPAMVQWWNGIGALLDFTNPSTKEWFQNNLRQLRTKYGISSFKFDAGETSYLPNQFSTYQSLSDPNMYSRRYTEMADQFYDLAELRVGYQSQNISCFFRIIDRDSHWGYELGLKSLIPTVLTVSMLGYPFILPDMIGGNDYTFTRDMKELYIRWLELSAFMPSMQFSIPPWLFDKEVIEIAQKFTRIHESLVAPLLLELAGEVTDTGDPIIRPIWWISPNDEAAHKIDSQFLIGDTLMVAPVLEPGKQERDVYLPVGKWRSYKGELYQRTPILLTDYPVDLDEVAYFTWVS